One Denticeps clupeoides chromosome 10, fDenClu1.1, whole genome shotgun sequence genomic window carries:
- the pex10 gene encoding peroxisome biogenesis factor 10 produces MPLIPANQPQLIRSSQKDDFYQSNLKNNANEVFQTFAGSKQWLRWRKEIELLSDLTYYCLTTLSGYQTLGEEYVNIIQVDPTRRRVPSSGRRGVFILFHTFVPYLLDKILVCVEHELSTEDTSPDHREAPAPWSPMSYVKPWIQRGVSKLTESQRKTLVLVLYAVQQGVTILHRVHVALFYLSGAYYHIAKRSAGIGYLRIHNAGGDDRAIRNSYRLLGGVSLLQLAITLALQFNSLRQRQRARQEWKQHRNLPSRSEPVQASVSRASRCILCLEERRHSTTTPCGHLFCWECITEWCSNKAECPLCREKFQPHRLVYLRGYK; encoded by the exons ATGCCGCTGATCCCCGCGAATCAGCCCCAGCTCATTCGTTCAAGTCAAAAGGATGATTTTTATCagagcaatttaaaaaacaatgcaaatgaaGTTTTCCAGACGTTTGCTG GCTCCAAGCAATGGCTGAGATGGAGAAAGGAGATTGAGCTGCTATCGGATTTGACGTATTATTGTTTGACGACGTTATCAG GTTACCAGACATTAGGGGAAGAGTACGTCAACATCATCCAAGTAGACCCCACCAGAAGGAGGGTCCCTTCCAGTGGCCGGAGGGGTGTCTTTATTCTCTTTCACACCTTTGTGCCATACCTTTTGGACAAGATTTTGGTCTGTGTGGAGCATGAGCTGagcacagaggacacatctccCGACCACAGAGAGGCTCCTGCGCCCTGGAGCCCCATGTCTTATGTGAAGCCGTGGATACAGAGAGGAGTCTCTAAGCTGACGGAGTCCCAGAGAAAGACTCTAGTGCTGGTTTTATATGCAGTCCAGCAGGGAGTCACCATCCTGCACCGGGTCCATGTGGCGCTTTTCTACCTGAGTGGTGCTTATTACCACATAGCCAAGAGATCAGCAGGGATTGGTTAT CTGCGCATTCATAATGCAGGAGGAGACGACCGAGCCATCCGCAACAGCTACAGACTGCTGGGAGGAGTGTCCCTCCTGCAGCTGGCAATTACTCTCGCCCTTCAGTTCAACAGCCTCCGACAGAGGCAGAGAGCCAGGCAGGAGTGGAAACAACACAGGAACCTGCCCTCCAG GTCTGAACCTGTCCAGGCCTCGGTGTCACGAGCATCTCGCTGCATTCTGTGCCTGGAGGAGAGGAGGCACTCCACCACTACACCCTGTGGGCACCTGTTCTGCTGGGAGTGTATTACGGAGTGGTGTAGCAACAAG GCTGAATGTCCTTTGTGTCGGGAGAAGTTCCAGCCACATCGACTGGTCTATCTGAGAGGCTACAAATAA